The Oncorhynchus kisutch isolate 150728-3 unplaced genomic scaffold, Okis_V2 Okis01b-Okis20b_hom, whole genome shotgun sequence genome contains the following window.
cacgcacacacacacagagagagagagttagtgcaATAGCCTGACGCCACAGTCAACCTGCTAACGCTTGGTTGTCATGGTGACAGACATACTTCCTGAGGATGATGACGGCTCGTCTCTCCTTGATGTCCTGGGGGCGGATACAGTGGGTGATGTCATCAGCCGCGTAgccactgagaggagagagaacactaTGACATcacacctctccctctcacactctctctctctccacctccctcgcCTACCTGAGGACAGTAACACTTCCTCTCCTGACAGGAAGCTCCAGGACGGGCTCAGACACTCTGATTGGTTTAAACTGGAAGCGGCAGCCGAAGCAGAGGGCCGAGTCTGAGAAGAAGGACACGGATACGATTGGCCGGGCGAAGATGTGGAGCGGGTCGACATGTGACACGATGCAGCCGCCTGGTTGGTAGTCGTTGATCACCGCTGAGTTCACAAAACCTacaggacaacaacaacatcaacaacaggcTTTTCCTGGAGACAGGAAGTGGGCTGGATCACGTTAAGGTCAAATCTGAGACAGGAAGTGGGCTGGAGCACGTTAAGGTCAATTCTGAGACAGGAAGTGGGCTGGAGCACATTAAGGTCAAATCTGAGACAGGAAGTGGGCTGGAGCACATTAAGGTAAAATCTGAGACAGGAAGTGGGCTGGAGCACGTTAAGGTAAAATCTGAGACAGGAAGTGGGCTGGGGTAACGAGCAGGATGTTAGAGGTTAAAAGTTATTACCTTCAGGTACGACCCCGCTGGCGACCAGTTTAGTGATGACGAGGTCGTGAACCCAGGTCGGGATGTCGTCCACCTCTCCTTTAGGGTACAATCTCTCCTGACCAGGTCCTCTCTTCTCTAGCTGGGCCCCGTATGTATAGCCCTGGAAgacgaggtgagagagaggaagagaggggtttagagacaacgagagggagtgaggggtttagagacagagaggaagagaggggtttagagacagagaggaagagaggggtttagagacagagaggaagagaggggtttagagacagagaggaagagaggggtttagagacaacgaggaagagaggggtttagagacaacgagagggaggaagagaggggtttagagacagagaggaagagaggggtttagagacagagaggaagagaggggtttagagacaacgagagggaggaagagaggggtttagagacagagaggaagagaggggtttaGAGACCGAGAGAGGAACAACAGGTGCTTGACCTCACCTCTCCAAAGAAATATTTGTTCCGTAGTGGTGCCCGATCTACGGTGTGTTCCCGGTAAAGCCCCGCATCTCCGTTAGCAACCACCTCATTTATCTTGCCCTCAATGACATCACAGTCCTCTTTAGAGAAGACCTCTACCTGAACAATGCCACTCTGGACACGCCTCGcctcctggagggagagagatggagggagagagagatgaagggagagagagatggagggagagagagatggagggagagagagatggagggagagagagatgaagggagagagagatgaagggagagagagatgaagggagagagagatggagggagagagagatggagggagagagagatggagggagagagaaagaggggggaaaagACAGAAATATTGATTCATACTTTAAATTGGATTAATCTCAGAGAAGTTCAGTGTCAACAGCAGGTCCAGGGTCATCATACCTGCTCACGGGATTCCACAGGCTCGACCTCATCCTCGGAGGAATCTCGGTGCTTCCGCTTCCGGCCGTTCCCGTTACTACTACCTCCGTCGGTAACTTTAACTTTCCTATTTTTGTAACTGTTGTCCTTATCGGTAACTCTGTTTTTGTAATTGTCCCGGTGAGGAGTCATGGACTTCAGCTTTTCCCGCAGGTCGGAGAAACCACTGGCtgacatgttttattttatatGTAATGAACAATATAAAATGTAGGAGTTGgttatattatagttatttcaCTTCCATAATTGTCCGTCTGTAGACGCGGGGACCGGGAGGCTCCCGGTGACCGTCCTCACCGTAGTTATGTTGTGATGTGGCTAACAACTTAGCTCACTTAAAACGGGTTGTTTTCCAAACAAGAAAAGTCGACGATTCAAGTAGTAAATGTATACTATTTTTACGATTTAAATGACACGGAATGAATCTGCGTCTATTAGTTTAGTCGTTGCGTTATTCCTGTCCtgttatttgactattttcatgTGAATACAGGCTAGATAGTTAGCATGGCTAACTGGTTAGCAACCCGTTCAGCAACAGTCGGAAGTACTAAAACGGTATTTCAAGTGACGAGGCAAAAtcggtaaaaaaaataaaataattatgttCTAACGGTCTTGTCTTGTCCATATGATTTTTAACGgaagctttttattttattttgaaatcGCTATTATATAA
Protein-coding sequences here:
- the alkbh5 gene encoding RNA demethylase ALKBH5; this translates as MSASGFSDLREKLKSMTPHRDNYKNRVTDKDNSYKNRKVKVTDGGSSNGNGRKRKHRDSSEDEVEPVESREQEARRVQSGIVQVEVFSKEDCDVIEGKINEVVANGDAGLYREHTVDRAPLRNKYFFGEGYTYGAQLEKRGPGQERLYPKGEVDDIPTWVHDLVITKLVASGVVPEGFVNSAVINDYQPGGCIVSHVDPLHIFARPIVSVSFFSDSALCFGCRFQFKPIRVSEPVLELPVRRGSVTVLSGYAADDITHCIRPQDIKERRAVIILRKTRPDAPRVDQSPSPNPSPPERHAPLKAKRSHRRADPDAAHRPRVLEMDKEENRHSSSSSRLHRRSNSSENYWRRSQDGDVSRKVKMRRH